One Clostridium estertheticum DNA segment encodes these proteins:
- the ptsP gene encoding phosphoenolpyruvate--protein phosphotransferase produces the protein MLKGIGASFGIAIGKALVIREEVVEINKSVVVDFEGELARFNNALQQAMTQLEIINSDVKEKLGSAKAEIFEAHLFMLKDPEFIGSIQKKITTDKFNAEYALQTVAEETAAIFELMENKYMTERAADIRDVSKRVLNILMGISATSIADIKDECILIAKDLTPSDTAQIDKTKILALVTEIGGKTAHTCIIARSLELPAVVGVGASLREIKDGDLIVVDGEEGIIIINPDEKTLNDYKAKRIEFIEAKNQLIKYATMKSTTLDGKTVELAANIGSVEDLESVTRNGAEAIGLFRTEFLYMSKTALPTEEEQFEQYKSVLEKMSGKPVIIRTLDIGGDKKLDYLPMESEMNPFLGYRAIRLCLDRTDIFITQLRALVRASAYGNLKIMFPMISCLQELRKAKKILEQCKNDLKSEGVVFNENLQVGIMIEIPSAALISDILAKEVDFFSIGTNDLIQYTTAVDRMNEKISYLYDFYHPGVLRLIKTVIDNGHKAGIMVGMCGEMAGDTNLIPVLLGFGLDELSMSASSILRARKAVTNSNYEECIKLSEPVLSLGDSDEIKKFIKDNTKA, from the coding sequence ATGTTAAAAGGAATAGGTGCATCCTTTGGAATAGCTATAGGAAAAGCATTAGTTATTAGAGAAGAAGTTGTAGAAATTAATAAAAGCGTGGTTGTGGACTTTGAGGGTGAGCTAGCTAGGTTTAATAATGCATTGCAACAAGCGATGACGCAACTGGAAATAATAAATAGTGATGTAAAAGAAAAATTAGGAAGCGCAAAGGCTGAAATATTCGAAGCTCATTTATTTATGCTTAAAGATCCAGAATTCATAGGTTCTATTCAAAAGAAAATTACCACTGATAAATTCAATGCAGAATATGCATTACAAACTGTAGCAGAGGAAACAGCAGCTATTTTCGAGCTTATGGAAAATAAATATATGACGGAAAGAGCTGCAGACATTAGGGATGTAAGTAAAAGAGTATTAAATATACTAATGGGAATAAGTGCAACTTCAATTGCAGATATTAAAGATGAGTGTATATTAATAGCAAAGGACCTTACTCCCTCTGATACAGCACAAATTGATAAAACTAAAATTTTGGCGTTAGTAACTGAAATAGGAGGAAAAACTGCTCATACTTGCATTATTGCACGCTCTTTGGAGCTACCTGCGGTTGTAGGTGTTGGTGCTAGCCTAAGAGAAATTAAAGATGGCGATTTAATTGTTGTAGATGGAGAAGAGGGAATAATTATTATTAATCCTGATGAGAAAACTTTAAATGATTACAAAGCTAAAAGAATAGAATTCATTGAAGCTAAAAATCAACTAATTAAGTATGCCACTATGAAATCTACTACACTAGACGGCAAAACAGTTGAGCTTGCTGCCAACATAGGTTCTGTAGAAGACTTAGAATCTGTTACTCGAAATGGTGCAGAAGCTATAGGATTATTTAGAACAGAGTTTTTATACATGTCAAAAACTGCTCTTCCCACTGAAGAAGAGCAGTTTGAGCAGTACAAGTCAGTTCTTGAAAAGATGAGTGGAAAACCTGTCATTATAAGAACCCTAGATATTGGTGGAGACAAGAAATTAGATTATTTGCCTATGGAAAGTGAAATGAATCCTTTCTTAGGATATAGAGCTATAAGACTTTGTCTTGATAGAACAGATATATTTATAACTCAATTAAGAGCACTAGTTCGGGCATCTGCCTATGGCAACCTTAAAATCATGTTTCCTATGATATCATGTCTTCAGGAACTGAGAAAGGCTAAAAAAATCTTAGAACAGTGTAAAAATGATCTTAAATCAGAAGGCGTAGTATTTAATGAAAATCTCCAAGTGGGCATTATGATTGAAATACCTTCTGCGGCATTAATATCAGATATATTAGCTAAAGAGGTGGATTTTTTCAGTATAGGTACAAATGATTTGATTCAGTATACTACTGCAGTTGATAGAATGAATGAGAAAATATCATATTTATATGATTTCTACCATCCAGGGGTTTTAAGACTTATTAAAACTGTAATAGATAATGGACATAAGGCAGGAATTATGGTGGGTATGTGTGGTGAAATGGCTGGAGATACTAATCTTATTCCGGTGCTACTTGGATTTGGACTAGATGAATTAAGTATGAGTGCATCTTCAATATTAAGAGCACGTAAAGCTGTTACAAATTCTAACTATGAAGAGTGCATAAAACTATCCGAGCCAGTATTATCGCTTGGTGATTCAGATGAGATAAAGAAATTTATAAAAGATAATACTAAAGCATAA
- a CDS encoding HPr family phosphocarrier protein, with translation MIEKKAIVKSETGIHARPALSVVKEASKFKSEVLIVKDGNEYNAKSIVAIMCMAAVKNDEITIKATGDDEEAAALAMVKLIEQGLE, from the coding sequence ATGATAGAAAAAAAAGCAATAGTTAAAAGTGAAACAGGAATACATGCAAGACCGGCATTGTCAGTAGTTAAAGAGGCTTCTAAGTTTAAATCAGAAGTACTTATAGTAAAAGATGGCAATGAGTATAATGCTAAAAGTATAGTAGCTATAATGTGTATGGCAGCTGTTAAAAATGATGAAATAACAATAAAAGCAACCGGTGATGATGAAGAAGCCGCTGCATTAGCTATGGTAAAACTTATAGAACAAGGACTTGAATAA